Genomic segment of Arachis hypogaea cultivar Tifrunner chromosome 16, arahy.Tifrunner.gnm2.J5K5, whole genome shotgun sequence:
ttaaacTTCTTCGAAGGAAATTAGTgtataattttacaaaaaaaaatggtATCTtgcatattaatattattttaattttttttaagtgtaATTCAAccctaaagaaaaataataaaaggcaaTTGAGTTCAAAATTTAAGGTGATGATAATTCTTgtatatgagagagagagagagagagagagagagagagagagagagagagagagagaggagagagagagagagagagagagagagagagagatgaagttGTAGATTAGAGATGTCTGGTTCAATTTTTTGCTCATGTCAATTCAAGGGGGACATTATTCTTATGTTCCTTATTAAAATATGGTCAAAATGCTActcaatttaataataaaaaaaagaaggcaTGCATGTGAAAAAAGGAATTTGAAGAATGAGTGAATTTTACATTATGTAATTAACTTTCTTGGTTAATACAAAGTCGGCGCGACCCTTCAATTTGCTACTAATTCCTATATTTGTTATAATGCCATATTCCTTGAAGTCTAagcattaaactttttttttttttttttgtgactagcaTTAAACTAATTAATTTTGCACTAACAATAATCCCATAGCTATAAGTGGAATAATGTAACTTTATCTTAGCTTCTTCTAGCTAGCAGTAGTTTCAAATTCGATTATTTAtccttaaatattttttattaagtaaagaatattatattttttattaattaaaaaattttaattctctataaaatattaaaattaatatgctAATTAAGTTAAtcgcttttatttttataaaattataaaaaataaaagtctaaaagcttattaatttatttattatctctAATAATATATAGTGGGTTTTTTAAAAAACAttgcacttctttttttttttcaaaatatattaacATGCAATCTTTCACAATCAATACCAAATCCTAGGATAACAAAATTCTAAATAGTTTAGGATAAACTCAAATTATTGAGTCAGAgtgtataaattaatatttaatagatgcataaaaaaaataaaaaatatattaaactaaTTTTGCACACTCATGTAAAATAGGGAAATACCTAAAAAGTAGTATGATTTTTTACAATTTGTCCCCCCACTTTATGCTCCGAAGGCAACATGTAGCATCACACAACCACTACTATATAAAGGGTACAATGCATCCATATTATTCACATAAataactctctctttctctctcccttaaTAACATTgagaatatatattaattttcgtTACCATATAGTCATATACTATACTATAGTATagtgtgtttatttttttttttatttttttcattgttttgttgTGACATATAGAAGATCATCAATGGCCTCAAGCTCAGCTTGGACATCAAAGCAGAACAAGAGATTCGAGAACGCCTTGGCCGTGTTCGACAAGGACACGCCGGACCGGTGGCAGAAGCTGGCGAGGGCGGTCGGAGGGAAGACCACGGTGGAGGAAGTGAAGATGCATTATGAGATGCTTGTTGAGGATTTGAAGCAAATTGAGGAAGGACATGTTCCTTTGCCTAATTATAGAAATGTTCCAAGTAATGCAACAGTTGGATCCAGCAATAAAGGTTACAATTacatggaagaagaaagaaggtctTGTTATTACTACTTTCTACCACTTCTACTAATATTTATGTATACCATTTTGCACCATTACCCGAAATCAGTTATTcgtatagaatatatatttataaataaatatattaattaaattaataattttatttttacgtatataacatttttattatggtgaaaattcaggtgcaatTAACATTACGTAAAATTTATTACACTTAAATTTTTACCTTTTATcatatataactaaaataaaaattattttacattattttttttgtcCATTTAAATCGACACTTATTTTAAAACGGAGTGGTtgcttgttttatttaatttatacagaaaataaaaatgtacTATATTGTATCTGGTATATTTAATTTACCATGATAGTTAAAAGGGATTCTGTATGTAGtgcttattatatttttcaaaatagtacattaaaaaaattgaatagatATAAATAGTAAATTGGTTAGAGCTTGGatatacattaattaatatcTTCTTTTTGtccaaactaataattattattattttgaaaaaaaagtgaaTAGGCATGCTAAATTGctaataattatgtattatttttatatataaaaaaagttattGCGTAGAGACACATAAATGCCGGGTTTACTGTCTAATTTAGACAAAACACAAATGATTTATTTCACATACACCTTATTATTATATTGTTGTGAATTGTTATTCaagtttctcatttttttttaatctacataagatatatatatttaattgtgAATTAATAATGTGGCTTGGAATCTGATTTCGTTCATGCAATGCAGGTTGAAGTTTCTTAGCCTCCAGTGAAGACTAATTAAGCTTGGTGGGACAAAAAATAGAGATTATATTATACAAATCAAGTGGATTAAGTGAAAACCCAAAAAATGCACCTAGCTTATTATTAGTAGCTTAATTAGCTTTGTTCtttaataacaaaaatcaaaTGTGGTTTGATTTTTTTCCCCTTAAGTGTCAATGGTAGCTAGCTGTATGTTATTATCCCTTTATATATatgtaatgtaaaaaaaaaagttattaattaattatctcaATCATATATGCCAACTGGTTGATGGTAAATCATGACCAGTTTTTGTCAAGTACTTCTTTTCATTAATTTGTCCTTTTGATGGATACAAAATTACAAATGATATTGATAGAGACTAAACTTGTAATGTTAGATATGATCTTAGAATACTTttcaaattgagaaaaaaaaaccaATATATATGTACCAAATGGTCAAAAATATTACAAGTTCCACGATTCTaagtaaaaatatgatttttaaatagtTTATAAGTGTGAACGTTTTTAGTGATGCAACTGAGAAATAGAGACTAacagacagagattgaaataaattttagtattctgtttggtgcaaaatgaaagacagaaattaaaacaagaatgaaactctaatttaatttgcacaaaggataaaattggaattaattagttgaaataagggtattttagatataaaatgttattaaagtttcagtctctatttctaaaaattttagtctctgtgttcttactttttggaggtactaaaatacttgaaattgtagagacagagacagaaattttagtaccaatctctgaaccaacaaacatgatattgaattttaatctttcagtctctgtctcaatacctcaaaacaaacgctacctaattgAGACTTAATTGAAATGATACATTAACATGTCTTTTAATATATTGTATTTggatttaaattttgataatattaaataatgaataaaaattcttaaaaatattaggTATGTAAGTAAATAGTGTATATGAATTTGTGATGTAATACCTAAAATTAAAGACAATTCAATCTATTAAAAAAAGTGATGTAAATCAAAATTGACACTGATTCTACCGACCATATAACTTGGATTCATAATTAGTGTAGGAAAGGTTTGAAACCTCGTGAAACAATAGAACCCTCAAAGGTTGACAAATTTTGCAACTTTTGTTCTGCATAAGAAGATTGTGCAACAGGTTTCTAATAGCttataattagtatataataCCAAAATTAATAACGTAAGATATTGACAAATAATTCATTATTGCTTGTAATGCATGTCACTGGAAAATATAAGTACATTTTTTTATCCAATCActaacattattattttattgaagaCTAGTAGTGGTTTACTAATATTTTCATCACATAATGATTagcaaaaaattcaaatatattatACTTTATTACTCCACTACTAAAGTAAACCTTCTAATCTAAGGATGTTTACTAATTAAGATTATATATTTGCTACTCATTCTTAATGAGTTCGTAGACAAAATGGGTGTATTAACAATTAATCGCACTTAGTTGCCATCAATGAAACTTGACTCATCCTTAAACATTATttattaagtaaaaaataatgcactttttattaattaaacaaaacttaactctatttattatattttagatcaataattcatatttaatttttaaaatatagaatttaaaatttaagatttatgttttttttttaactttaattaacaaattaatttttaaggcAGCATCGCATTTTTTATCATCTTTAATACTAAGTATTACAAACTTATTAACACCACACTCGCACATACAATGCTTaaagattttatttattatttctttttttttagtttat
This window contains:
- the LOC140179756 gene encoding protein RADIALIS-like 4, whose product is MASSSAWTSKQNKRFENALAVFDKDTPDRWQKLARAVGGKTTVEEVKMHYEMLVEDLKQIEEGHVPLPNYRNVPSNATVGSSNKGYNYMEEERRLKFLSLQ